TGACCCTGCACGGCGGCGTGTTCGCGGTGACCGTGTTGTGGATGCTCAAGCGCCACCACAACCTGAGCTTGCGCAACTGGCTGCGGGCCCGGCGTGTCGCGCGCGCCGAATTGCAAGGCGCCGCCCCATGAAAACCATCCGCCGCCTCATCTACGGCGAAGTGTTCGCCGCCGTGTTCTTCGTGCTGCTGGCCTTTCTCTCGCTGTTCTTCTTCTTCGATTTCGTGGACGAGCTGCCCGAATTGGGCAAACCCTCCGCACTCGACCCCAAGCTGATCTACGAAGTCCCGCATGCCTTGCTCTACGTGGCCCTGGGCATGCCCAGCCGCATCTACGAGCTGTTCCCGATCGCCGTGCTGATCGGCTCGGTGTTCGTGCTGGCGCGCCTGGCGCAGGGCTCGGAATACACCATCCTGCGCACCAGCGGCCTGGGGCCCTGGCGGGCGCTGCGCACCATGCTGGGCCTGGGCGCGATCTTCGTGGTGCTCACCTTCGCCATTGGCGACTACCTCGCGCCGATCTCGGACAAGACGGCGCAACTGCTCAAGGCCCGCTACCAGGGCAACATCAGCCTGGGCCAGACGGGGGCCTGGCTCAAGGAGAAGCAGCCGTACAGCAACTTCTCGGTCAACGTGGGCTCCCTGTCGCCGCAGGGCGGGCTGGGCAACGTGCGCATCTTCGAGTTCAACAACCAGGGCTTCCTGGTCTCGACGCTGCGAGCGGACACGGGCCAGATCGAGGCCGACGACTCCTGGACCTTGCGCCAGGTGCAGCGCAGCGAATTCGACACCGCCGGCCAGACCTCGGCGCGCGTGCTGCGGCAGAACCTCGAGACCTTCCGCTGGCCCAGTGGCATCAACGCCGAAATGGTGTCGGTGGCCTTGCTCAAGCCCGACCGCATGCCCACCGCCGACCTGTTCGGCTACATCCGCCACCTGGAGGCCAACGGCCAGACCGCGCAACGCTACGAGATCGAGTTCTGGCGCAAGGTGTTCTACCCCTTGAGCTGCCTGGTGATGGTGGTGCTCGCCCTGCCCTTCGCCTACCTGCACTTTCGCTCCGGCAGCATCACGGCCTACGTGTTCGGCGGCGTGATGATCGGCATCAGCTTCTTCCTGCTCAACAACGTGTTCGGCTACATCGGCAACCTCAACCAGTGGCAACCGTGGCTGGCTGCAGCCTCGCCGGCCATGATCTACTCCATCTTCTCGCTCGGCGCCTTCGGGTGGCTGGTGCTGCGCAGGTAAGGCCATGCTGGGTGTGATTGTCCTGGCGCATGGGTCGCGCGACCCTTTGTGGCGCGCACCGATTGAGTCCGTGGCGCGACAGATCGCCGACCGCGATGCCTCGGCGCTCGTGTCTTGCGCCTACCTCGAACTCTGCGAGCCCGATCTGGCCACGGCCGCGCGCGACATGGTGGCCCAAGGCGCCACCCGCATCCGCGTGCTGCCGCTCTTCTTCGGCATGGGCAAGCACGCCCGCGAAGACCTGCCACAGCGCATGGCCGATCTGGCCGCCGCCCACACCGACACCGCCTTCGAACGCCTGCCCACCGCAGGCGAGGACCCCCGCTTGACCGCATTGCTTGCAAAAATCGCGCTGGAGACCCAGGCATGAACCTGCACCAATTTCGCTTCGTGCAGGAAGCGGTGCGCCGCAACCTGAACCTCACGGAAGCCGCCAAGGCCCTGCACACTTCGCAGCCGGGCGTGTCCAAGGCCATCATCGAGCTGGAGGACGAGCTCGGCATCGAGATCTTTGCCCGCCACGGCAAGCGCATCAAGCGCGTGACCGAGCCGGGCCAGCAGGTGCTCAAAAGCATCGAGGTCATCCTGCGTGAGGTGAACAACCTCAAGCGCATCGGCGAGCAGTATTCGGCGCAGGACAGCGGCACGCTCTCCATCGCCACCACCCACACGCAGGCGCGCTACGTGTTGCCCGGCCCGGTGGCGGCGCTGCGGCAGGCCTACCCCAAGGTCGGCATCAGCCTGCACCAGGGTTCGCCCGACCAGGTGGCCAAGATGCTGATGGAGGAAGTGGCCGAAATCGGCATGGCGACCGAGTCGCTGGTGAACTACCCCGAACTGGTCACCTTGCCCGCCTACGAATGGCAGCACGTGCTGGTGCTGCCGTTCGACCACCCGCTGCTCGATCGCGAGCACATCACGCTGGACGACCTGGCGCAGGTGCCGCTGATCACCTACCACCCCAGCTTCACCGGCCGCACGCGTATCGACCAGGCGTTCGCGCTGCGCCACCTCACCCCGACCATCGTGCTCGAAGCGATCGATTCGGACGTGATCAAGACCTATGTGAAGCTCGGCATGGGCGTGGGCATCGTGGCCGAGATGGCGATGCAGGGCGAGAACCAGACGCCCGATCTGGTGGCGCGCCCGGCGGCCCAGCTATTCGGCCACAACCTGGCGCGTGTGGCCTTCAAACGGGGCACCTACCTGCGCCATTTCGTGCTGCGTTTTGCCGAGCTGCTGAGCGACCGCCTCTCACGCGATCTGATCCTGCGCGCGATGAGCGGCACGCCCGATGACTACGAGCTATGACCCCATGACGGCCCCTCGCACACCCACGTTCCCCTCCCGCCTGCCCAAGGTCGGCACCACCATCTTCAGCGTCATGTCGGCCTTGGCGGTCGAACACGACGCGGTCAACCTCGGCCAGGGGTTTCCCGATTTCGATTGCGACCCGGCCCTGGTCGACGCCGTCACACACGCCATGCAGGCCGGCCACAACCAGTACCCGCCCATGCCCGGCGCGCCCGCGTTGCGCCAGGCCATGGCGGCCAAGATGCAGGCGCTGTATGGCCTGGCGTGCGACCCGGACAGCGAGATCACGGTCACGGCGGGCGCCACGCAGGCCATCCTCACGGCCATCCTGGCGGTGGTGCAGCCGGGCGATGAGGTGATCGTTCTCGAACCCTGCTACGACAGCTACGTGCCCAACATCGAGCTGGCCGGCGGCGTGCCGGTGCGCGTGCCGCTGACCCCTGGCAGCTTCCGACCCGACTTCGATCGCATCGCCGCGGCCATCACCCCGCGCACGCGCGCCCTGCTCATCAACAGCCCGCACAACCCCAGTGGCACGGTCTGGAGCGCCGCCGACATGCAACGCCTGCAAGCACTGCTGGCGCCCACCGACATCGTCCTGATCAGCGACGAGGTCTACGAGCACATGGTGTTCGACGGCCAGGCACACCAGAGCGTGGCGCGTTTCCCCGGCCTGGCCGCGCGCGCCTTCATCATCAGCAGCTTCGGCAAGACCTACCACGTCACGGGCTGGAAGGTGGGCACCGTGGTGGCGCCCGCCGCGCTCACCGCCGAGTTCCGCAAGGTGCACCAGTTCAACGTGTTCACCGTGAACACGCCGGTGCAGCACGCGCTGGCCCGCTACATGGCCGATCCGGCGCCGTACGTGGAGCTGGCGGCCTTCTACCAGCGCAAGCGCGATCTGTTCCGCGAAGGACTGAGCACCACGCGCTTTCGGTTGCTGCCCGGTGAAGGCACGTACTTCCAGTGCGTGGAGATATCGAACCTGGCCGTCGCCGAGCGCGATCTGCCCGAAGGCGACTTCTGCCAATGGCTCACGAAAGAGATCGGCGTGGCCGCCATCCCCTTGTCGGCGTTCTATGGCGACGGGTTCGATCAGAAGGTGGTGCGCTTCTGCTTCGCGAAGAAGGACGAAACCCTGCGGGAGGCGCTCAAGCGCCTCGCTCGACTCTGAGCGAAGACCGGCTCATGTGTTGAGCTGCGCCCAGGCCTTGTCCAGGCGCTTCACGCTCACCGGCTGGGGCGTGCGCAACTCTTGCGCGAAGAAGCTCACGCGCAATTCTTCCAGCAGCCAGCGCAGCTCTTGCAAGCGCGCATCCTGCACACCCTTGCGCTCGGCCACCAGGCGCCAGAAGCGCTGGTCCTGAGGGCGCAGTTCGGCCAGTTTGCCTGCATCGCGCGCGGGGTCGGCGCGCAGCTTGTCCAGCCGCAGTTGCACGGCCTTCAGATAGCGCGGCAGGTGCTGCAGTTGCGCGTACGGCGTCTGCAGCAAGAAGCGCTTGGGCACCAGACGCTGCAGCTGTTGGCCAATGTCGGCCGCGACCTCGGCCGGTGGCTTGCTGTCCTTGAGCTTGCGCGCGGCGGCCGCGAATTCGCCGAGCACCGTGCCCGCCGTGCGAGCGATCTCGTTGGCGATGAGCGTGAGCCGTCCACGGCCCTCTTCCACACGGCGCTTGAAGGCGGCCTCGTCGGTGGGCAAGGGGTCGCCCAGGAAGGCGCGGTCCAGCGCGAGTTCGAGGATCTGTGCGCGCAACTCTTCCAGCGTGCCGCCCCCGCCCGCCTCCTTGCCCACCTGCATGTAGGCCACGCCCATGGCCTGCAGGCCGGGCAGGTTCTTCTCCAGGTATTTCAGCGCATCGCGGATCTGCAGGGCAAACAGCCGCCGCAGGCCTTCGCGGTGGCGCGACTGGGCCACCTCGGGCTCGTCGAAAACTTCGATGCGCACCGCATCGCCATCGTCCACCAGCGCGGGAAAGCCGATCAGCGTCTGGCGGCCTTGCTGGATTTCCATCAGCTCGGGCAGTTCGCCGAAGTTCCAGGTGGTGTGCCGCTGGGTGGCGCTGGTGCGGTCTGTTGGAGAAGAGGCTTTGGCTGTTGCTCCCTCTCCCGCTCGCGGGAGAGGCTTGGCCTGTCCTGAGCTTGTCGAAGGAGGGTGAGGGCCTCGCGCCTGCGGGGGACCCTCACCCTGCCCTCTCCCGCGAGCGGGAGAGGGTGAAGGCACTTCGCCGGCGGCGTCCGACGTCGTCGTTGCAGACAGCTTCAATTGCGCCAGCGCCTGGAAGGCCCCGCGCGCCTTCGCACCCAGCTCGGCTTTCAGCGCAGCCAGGTTGCGGCCTTGCCCGAGTTGCCGGCCGTGCTCGTCTACCACACGCAGGTGCATGAAGTGGTGCGGACTGAGCATGTCGACCTTGATGTCGTTGCGCACGATGTCGAGTTGCGTGGCCTGGCGCACGAGCTTGAGCACCGCGTCCATGAGGTTGCCCGATGCAAACGCGGCCGGCTCGCACAGCGCCTGCGTGAACTTCTCGGCCGTGGCGGGCAAGGGAACCAGGCGCGAACGCGGGCGCTGGTGCAGGGTCTTGAGCAGCGCCAGCACCTTGTCCTTGAGCATGCCGGGTACCAGCCAGTCGCAGCGGTCTTCGCTGGCCTGGTTGAGCGCGAAGATGGGCAAGGTGACCGAGAGGCCATCGCGCGGGTCGCCGGGTTCGTGCAGGTAGCTGCAGGCGCAGTCCACACCGCCCAGGCGCAGCGTCTTGGGAAAGGTCTGCGTGGTGATACCGGCCGCTTCGTGGCGCATCAGCTCCTCGCGCGTGAGCAGCAGGAGCTTGGGGTTCTCGCGCACCGCATCGCGGAACCAGCGCTCCATGGAAGCCCCGGTGCAGACGTTCGCCGGCACCTGCTGGTCGTAGAAGGCGTAGATCAGTTCGTCGTCCACCAGCACGTCCTGCCGGCGCGACTTGTGCTCCAGCTCGGCCACCTGCCGCACCAGTTTCTGGTTCGCGGCCAGGAACGGCAGGCGCGTGTCCCATTCGCCCGCCACCAGGGCTTCGCGGATGAAGATCTCGCGTGCGCCCACCGGATCCACCCGGCCGTAGTCGGTACGCCGGTTGCTGTAGACCACCAGGCCGTACAGCGTGGCGCGCTCCAGCGCCGTGACCTGCGCGGCCTTCTTCTCCCAATGCGGGTCGAGCAACTGTTTCTTGATCAGGTGCGCGCCCACCTGCTCCAGCCATGGCGGCTCGATGTTGGCAATGCCCCGGCCGAACAGGCGCGTGGTCTCCACCAGCTCGGCGCAGACGATCCAGCGACCCGGCCGCTTGCTCAGGTTCGCACCAGGATGGCGGTGGAACTTGATGCCGCGCGCACCGAGGTACACGTCTTCGGTTTCGTGTTTCTGCCCGATGTTGCCGAGCAGGCCCGAGAGCATGGCCAGGTGCAGCTGTTCGTAGCTGGCCGGCTTGTCGTTGAGCTTCCACTGGTGTTCGGCAACGACGGTGTGCAGTTGGGTATGGATGTCGCGCCACTCGCGCACACGCCGCACGTTGATGAAGTTTTCTCGCAGCGCGTTCTCGTATTGCCGGTGGCTCAGCTTGTGGTCTTTGCCGTGGCCACCCTTCGTGTCGTCCAGCCATTTCCACAGCTTGAGCGTGCCACTGAACTCGCTCTTCTCGTCGTCGAACTTGGCTTGCGCCTGGTCGGCCTGGGCCTGCTTGTCCAGCGGGCGGTCGCGCACGTCCTGCACGGAGAGGGCCGAGGCAATCACCAGCACCTCGTCGAGCGCACCGCGCTGCTGCGCTTCCAGGATCATGCGGCCCACGCGCGGGTCCAGCGGCAGGCGCGATAGGGTCTGGCCGATGGCGGTGAGTTCGTTGGTGTCGTCCACCGCGCCGAGTTCGGCGAGCAGCTGGTAGCCGTCGACGATGGCGCGTTTCTGCGGTGCCTCGATGAAGGCGAAGTCTTCCACCGCGCCCAGGCGCAGCGCCTTCATGCGCAGGATGACACCTGCGAGCGAGCTGCGCAGGATCTCGGGGTCGGTGAACTTCGGACGCCCGATGAAGCCCGCCTCGTCGTACAGCCGGATGCAGATGCCATCGGCCACGCGCCCGCAACGCCCGGCGCGCTGGTTGGCGGCGGCCTGGCTGATGGGTTCGACCAGCAACTGCTCCACTTTCTGGCGGAAGCTGTAGCGCTTGACGCGCGCGGTGCCGGCGTCGACCACGAAGCGGATGCCGGGCACGGTGAGCGAGGTCTCGGCCACGTTGGTCGAGAGCACGATGCGCCGACCGCTGTGGTCTTGAAAAATGCGCTCCTGTTCGGCCTGGGACAGCCGCGCGAACAAGGGCAGCACCTCGGCGTTGCGCAGCGTCGGAACATGGCTGAGGTGCTTGCGCAAGTGGTCAGCAGCTTCTCGAATCTCGCGCTCGCCCGGCAGGAACACAAGGATGTCCCCACCTTGCGGCCCGCGCCACAGCTCGTCCACCGCATCGGCGATGGCGTTGTTCAAGTCGTACTCGCGGCTTTCCTCGAAGGGCCGCCAGCGTACTTCCACCGGAAAGGTGCGGCCCGAGACCATCAGCACCGGTGCCTTGCCCTTGCTGGAGGAGAAGTAATCGGCAAAGCGGTCGGCATCGATGGTGGCCGAGGTCACCACCAGCTTGAGGTCGGGCCGGCGCGGCAGGAGTTGGCGCAGGTAGCCCAGCAGGAAGTCGATGTTGAGGCTGCGCTCGTGCGCCTCGTCGATGATGATGGTGTCGTAGGCGCGCAGCTCGGGGTCGGTCTGCGTCTCGGCCAGCAGGATGCCGTCGGTCATGAGCTTGACGGAGGCATCGCGTGAGAGGCGGTCCTGGAACCGCACCTTGTATCCGACCACATCGCCCAGCGGTGTCTTCAATTCCTCCGCAATGCGTTTGGCCACGCTGGAGGCGGCGATGCGCCGTGGCTGTGTGTGGCCGATGAGCTGGCCCCGCTGCCCAGGTTTGGCGTTGCATTTGCCGCGGCCCATGCCCAGCAGGATCTTGGGCAGTTGCGTGGTCTTGCCCGAGCCCGTTTCGCCGCAGACGATGACCACCTGATGGTCGCGCAAGGCGGCCTCGATCTCGTGGCGGCGGGCCGAGACGGGCAGCGACTCGGGAAACTCAATGTGCAGCGGCGTGGAAGACAAGTGGGGAACTTCGGTCAAAATCGGGCAGCCGGCCATTATCCGCGCCCGCAAAGCCCCTCGCCCGCAGCCCTTCGACACCTTCATGTCCAACGTCTTCAACTTCACCTTCGTTCCATGGTTCCGTTCGGTCGCGCCATACATCCACAAGCACCGCCACAACACGCTGGTGGTGGGCATCGCGGGCGAGGCGATCGCGGCGGGGAAGCTGGAAAAACTGGCGCAGGATCTGGCGCTGATCCAGAGCATGGGCGTGGAGATCGTGCTGGTGCACGGCTTTCGACCGCAGGTGAACGAGCAACTGCGCCTCAAGGGGCAGGAGGCCAGGTACTCGCATGGCATGCGCATCACCGACTCGGTGGCGCTGGACTGCGCGCAGGAAGCGGCTGGGCAGTTGCGCTATGAAATCGAAGCTGCGTTCAGTCAGGGCTTGCCCAACACGCCCATGGCCGGCGCGACGGTGCGCGTGATCTCGGGCAACTTCATCACCGCGCGTCCCGTGGGCCTGATCGACGGGGTGGACTTCCTGCACTCGGGCCTGGTGCGCAAGGTCGACACCGAAGGCATCCAGCGCACGCTGGACATGGGCGCGATGGTACTGCTCTCGCCGTTCGGCTTCTCGCCCACCGGCGAAGCCTTCAACCTGCAGATGGAAGACGTGGCCACCTCGGTCGCCGTGGCGCTGCAGGCCGACAAGCTCATGTTCCTGACCGAGGTCCCCGGCATCCGCGTGGACGGCTCGGACCCCGAAAGCGATATCGACACCGAACTGCCGCTGGCCGACGCCAAGAAGCTGCTGGCCTCGCTGCCCCCGCCGATGCTGCCCACCGACCCGGCGTTCTACCTGCAGCACTGCATCCGCGCCTGCGAAGGTGGTGTCGACCGCAGCCACATCCTGCCCTTCTCGGTCGATGGCGCGCTGCTGCTGGAGATCTACACCCACGACGGCATCGGCACCATGGTGGTGGACGAAAAGCTGGAGAGCGTGCGCGAAGCCACCATGGACGATGTGAGCGGCATCGTCGCGCTGATCGAGCCGTTCGAGAAGGACGGTACCCTGGTCAAGCGCGAACGCCACGAGATCGAGCGCGACGCGGGCAACTACACCATCATCGAGCACGACGGCGTGATCTTCGGCTGCGCCGCGCTCTACCCCTACCCGGAAGCGCGCACCGGCGAAATGGCCGCGCTCACCGTGTCGCCCGACACCCAGAGCCAGGGCGACGGCGAACGCCTGCTCAAGCGCATCGAGACGCGCGCCAAGGCCCAGGGCCTGCAAAGCATCTTCGTGCTCACCACGCGCACCATGCACTGGTTCATCAAGCGCGGCTTCGTACAGGTGAGCGCCGATTGGCTGCCCGAGGCGCGCAAGCGCAAATACAACTGGGACCGCAGAAGCCAGGTGCTGGTGAAAAAGCTCAACTGACGCGGGCCCGAGGCCCATGCACCATCAGGCGGTGGGCTTCTTCATCCAGAGCGCGATGGCCAGCAGCGCGATGGCCGCGAAGCACAGGAAGGACCAGTTCGCGATCGACAGGCCGAGAAAGGTCCAGTCGATCACCGAGCAATCGCCGCTGCCACGAAAGATCATCGGAATGGCGCGGCGCAGCGGGAACGATTCGATCATGCCGAAGAAGTCG
The sequence above is a segment of the Hydrogenophaga sp. BPS33 genome. Coding sequences within it:
- the lptG gene encoding LPS export ABC transporter permease LptG, which codes for MKTIRRLIYGEVFAAVFFVLLAFLSLFFFFDFVDELPELGKPSALDPKLIYEVPHALLYVALGMPSRIYELFPIAVLIGSVFVLARLAQGSEYTILRTSGLGPWRALRTMLGLGAIFVVLTFAIGDYLAPISDKTAQLLKARYQGNISLGQTGAWLKEKQPYSNFSVNVGSLSPQGGLGNVRIFEFNNQGFLVSTLRADTGQIEADDSWTLRQVQRSEFDTAGQTSARVLRQNLETFRWPSGINAEMVSVALLKPDRMPTADLFGYIRHLEANGQTAQRYEIEFWRKVFYPLSCLVMVVLALPFAYLHFRSGSITAYVFGGVMIGISFFLLNNVFGYIGNLNQWQPWLAAASPAMIYSIFSLGAFGWLVLRR
- a CDS encoding sirohydrochlorin chelatase, whose amino-acid sequence is MLGVIVLAHGSRDPLWRAPIESVARQIADRDASALVSCAYLELCEPDLATAARDMVAQGATRIRVLPLFFGMGKHAREDLPQRMADLAAAHTDTAFERLPTAGEDPRLTALLAKIALETQA
- a CDS encoding CysB family HTH-type transcriptional regulator codes for the protein MNLHQFRFVQEAVRRNLNLTEAAKALHTSQPGVSKAIIELEDELGIEIFARHGKRIKRVTEPGQQVLKSIEVILREVNNLKRIGEQYSAQDSGTLSIATTHTQARYVLPGPVAALRQAYPKVGISLHQGSPDQVAKMLMEEVAEIGMATESLVNYPELVTLPAYEWQHVLVLPFDHPLLDREHITLDDLAQVPLITYHPSFTGRTRIDQAFALRHLTPTIVLEAIDSDVIKTYVKLGMGVGIVAEMAMQGENQTPDLVARPAAQLFGHNLARVAFKRGTYLRHFVLRFAELLSDRLSRDLILRAMSGTPDDYEL
- a CDS encoding pyridoxal phosphate-dependent aminotransferase codes for the protein MTAPRTPTFPSRLPKVGTTIFSVMSALAVEHDAVNLGQGFPDFDCDPALVDAVTHAMQAGHNQYPPMPGAPALRQAMAAKMQALYGLACDPDSEITVTAGATQAILTAILAVVQPGDEVIVLEPCYDSYVPNIELAGGVPVRVPLTPGSFRPDFDRIAAAITPRTRALLINSPHNPSGTVWSAADMQRLQALLAPTDIVLISDEVYEHMVFDGQAHQSVARFPGLAARAFIISSFGKTYHVTGWKVGTVVAPAALTAEFRKVHQFNVFTVNTPVQHALARYMADPAPYVELAAFYQRKRDLFREGLSTTRFRLLPGEGTYFQCVEISNLAVAERDLPEGDFCQWLTKEIGVAAIPLSAFYGDGFDQKVVRFCFAKKDETLREALKRLARL
- the hrpA gene encoding ATP-dependent RNA helicase HrpA, with translation MAGCPILTEVPHLSSTPLHIEFPESLPVSARRHEIEAALRDHQVVIVCGETGSGKTTQLPKILLGMGRGKCNAKPGQRGQLIGHTQPRRIAASSVAKRIAEELKTPLGDVVGYKVRFQDRLSRDASVKLMTDGILLAETQTDPELRAYDTIIIDEAHERSLNIDFLLGYLRQLLPRRPDLKLVVTSATIDADRFADYFSSSKGKAPVLMVSGRTFPVEVRWRPFEESREYDLNNAIADAVDELWRGPQGGDILVFLPGEREIREAADHLRKHLSHVPTLRNAEVLPLFARLSQAEQERIFQDHSGRRIVLSTNVAETSLTVPGIRFVVDAGTARVKRYSFRQKVEQLLVEPISQAAANQRAGRCGRVADGICIRLYDEAGFIGRPKFTDPEILRSSLAGVILRMKALRLGAVEDFAFIEAPQKRAIVDGYQLLAELGAVDDTNELTAIGQTLSRLPLDPRVGRMILEAQQRGALDEVLVIASALSVQDVRDRPLDKQAQADQAQAKFDDEKSEFSGTLKLWKWLDDTKGGHGKDHKLSHRQYENALRENFINVRRVREWRDIHTQLHTVVAEHQWKLNDKPASYEQLHLAMLSGLLGNIGQKHETEDVYLGARGIKFHRHPGANLSKRPGRWIVCAELVETTRLFGRGIANIEPPWLEQVGAHLIKKQLLDPHWEKKAAQVTALERATLYGLVVYSNRRTDYGRVDPVGAREIFIREALVAGEWDTRLPFLAANQKLVRQVAELEHKSRRQDVLVDDELIYAFYDQQVPANVCTGASMERWFRDAVRENPKLLLLTREELMRHEAAGITTQTFPKTLRLGGVDCACSYLHEPGDPRDGLSVTLPIFALNQASEDRCDWLVPGMLKDKVLALLKTLHQRPRSRLVPLPATAEKFTQALCEPAAFASGNLMDAVLKLVRQATQLDIVRNDIKVDMLSPHHFMHLRVVDEHGRQLGQGRNLAALKAELGAKARGAFQALAQLKLSATTTSDAAGEVPSPSPARGRGQGEGPPQARGPHPPSTSSGQAKPLPRAGEGATAKASSPTDRTSATQRHTTWNFGELPELMEIQQGRQTLIGFPALVDDGDAVRIEVFDEPEVAQSRHREGLRRLFALQIRDALKYLEKNLPGLQAMGVAYMQVGKEAGGGGTLEELRAQILELALDRAFLGDPLPTDEAAFKRRVEEGRGRLTLIANEIARTAGTVLGEFAAAARKLKDSKPPAEVAADIGQQLQRLVPKRFLLQTPYAQLQHLPRYLKAVQLRLDKLRADPARDAGKLAELRPQDQRFWRLVAERKGVQDARLQELRWLLEELRVSFFAQELRTPQPVSVKRLDKAWAQLNT
- the argA gene encoding amino-acid N-acetyltransferase, with the translated sequence MSNVFNFTFVPWFRSVAPYIHKHRHNTLVVGIAGEAIAAGKLEKLAQDLALIQSMGVEIVLVHGFRPQVNEQLRLKGQEARYSHGMRITDSVALDCAQEAAGQLRYEIEAAFSQGLPNTPMAGATVRVISGNFITARPVGLIDGVDFLHSGLVRKVDTEGIQRTLDMGAMVLLSPFGFSPTGEAFNLQMEDVATSVAVALQADKLMFLTEVPGIRVDGSDPESDIDTELPLADAKKLLASLPPPMLPTDPAFYLQHCIRACEGGVDRSHILPFSVDGALLLEIYTHDGIGTMVVDEKLESVREATMDDVSGIVALIEPFEKDGTLVKRERHEIERDAGNYTIIEHDGVIFGCAALYPYPEARTGEMAALTVSPDTQSQGDGERLLKRIETRAKAQGLQSIFVLTTRTMHWFIKRGFVQVSADWLPEARKRKYNWDRRSQVLVKKLN